CGGATAGGCCGCGTTCGATAAGTGATGCTCACGGAAACAATCGGTTTCTGCTTGCTCATTGTGGAATTGGACGCGGACGCGATTTGGTTGCCGAGGTCGCGGATTTCCGTCTGGTTCAGTTTGGCTTCAAGGGGGCGCATGAAATGGTCCCCTTGAAACTCGCCCCAAACGGTCCCGTCCGGGTTGATGCAGATCTCGATCACATCATCTCGAACCGCATCCGGAAGCTTATCCAGCGACGCTTGTAGGTAACTCGTAGTCACTTAGAAAATCTCCAGATCACGATCTACCATGACGGTAATCCGCGAACCCTGTTCGACGTAGATCACCGGACCCAAGGACAGGTATTCACCGATCACGCTGTCCGTTGCGTTCGCCAGGTCGTCGCCAATGTCTTCCAGGACTTCGGCGGCGGTGTCGTCTGTGACGTTGGCGGACGCAGCCGACGGGGCGGCCGAAATCAGAGAAATCAGAGCGGCGGAACCGAAGCGTTCCGCAAAGCGAGTATCGACAAAGCCGGTCACACCAGAGCGGCCTAGCTCATCACCCCCGAAAGAGCTGATTTCTACGCTCTGGTTGTTGGGCATAATTATGCGGTCCCAAGCGATGGTCACACGCTTCTGAGCAATGTCGAGACCAGACCGATAGCGTCCGATCAAACGCGATCCGCGCGGGATCAGAACGCGGGATCCGTCGAAGGCGTGAACGTCTTCAGAGATCACCGCGCGGATCTGGCCGGGCAGGGAACTATCCATAGCTGTTTCCGTTACCGCCTGTATCATAGTGCCTTGAACAACGGTGCTTGACGGGTTGGCGATGATTTCCGATTGGGTCACTTGCGAAGGCGCAGCGCCATTGAGAACAAAATCTGTAACCTCGCCAAAGGTGCGCGAAGCCAGTTCGTCCCCACCCGCGCCGGAATTTGAGCTGTTGCCAAATGCGATCATGGGAGATTCAATGCGTGCCTGCTGGAAAGCAAGTTCCTGCTGACGCCGACGCTCCAACTCTGCCAATCGCCGCTGTTCTTCATCAGAAGGGCCGTTCAGGATGGGTTCGGCGGGTGTTTGGAGCTGCGCCAATTCAAGGTCACTGCGCAGCATCCGAAGCTGTCTGTCTCTGGCTGCCAGTTCTTCCGTAAACTGAGACTGGGCGGCTTCAGATGACTCTTGTAGAGCGGCAATCTGGGCTGTCAGCGCCTCGATAGCCTCAGCTGCAGCTGAGTTATCTTCTACAACCGGCTCAGGTGCATTCTGAATTGCCTCGATCTGCGCTTGCAGTTTTGCGATTTGTGCCAGAAGTTCCGCATTTGGTTCGACTTGCTGTTCAACGACCCGAATTTCTGGTTCCGGCGGGGCAGGGGGGACGAATGGTTGGATTTCTCCAAATCCGTCACCCGCTGGCTGGAACTCATCAGGCTGCGCGGTCGGCAATGCGACCTCTTCTTGAGGCTGCGCCCCGAGATAGGCTAGGCCACCGAGGGACAGAATAGCACCAATTCCAACAGTTGCGAGCAACACTGAAGGGCGTTTTTTCTCAGCGGTGTTTGTTTCGCCGCCTTCCAGCGCCGCAAGGCGGGCTTCAAAATCCGGTTGGTCGCTCATGAGGATTCTCCAGCCTTTACGATTTCTTCAATGCAGACAATTTCTTCGCCCAAGCGGAGAACCCATTCCCGGCTAACACCGGAAACGCGCAGCACGCCGTCTTCGACCTGCTGGCTGTTAACCGTGCGCTCACGACCGCCGGAGTGCCGGAAAATTGCCGGAACGGGCGCGTTGCGAGGGAAGCGGAAATAGGTGAATGTGCCATCATCCCAAACCGATGCGGGTGTGAACTCAGTGCTTGAGCTGGCCGCGTAATTGTAATTTGGGGCCTGTTGAGCAACTGCATTCTGCGGGCGGCGGTTCGTCTCCGGATACCGGAATTGAACAACGTAGTAGGTCGGGGACCGGGCCTCTGTTACGTTGAAATAATAGCTCCGCCGGTTAGTGTAGACGGTGATGTTGCTATGAACGCCTCTGCCATTTGGCTTGATGGCGAAGGCACGTCCTCCAGGCACGCCGTCCAATTGGAAACCTTCAGTATCACCGGCGATGATCGAGCGAATGGTTTCGCCTTCTCCGAATTCGACAGTAGTTACGTGTGTTAAGCTGACGCTCAAACGATAAACCTGCCGTTCCTGATAAGTCGCGATCCGCACCCGTGCGTCGCGTCCCCCAGATTTTGGAATGGATTCCGACCATGCCGGAAACGAAGTGAGCGCCAAAACGGCGGTCAGAGTGATTGTTTTCAATGCCTTCATGTTAGTTCTCCAATCTGTCTGACCGAACGGCATACTCGGTGACGGTGAAGCCAAAGGGGTTGGTCCACACATGGTCTATGGAACGCCGTTCTTCGGGCCGGAAATCGAACAGGAGCGTCGCTGTAAACAAACCTGCCTGGACGCCTTGCGGCGAGGTCAGGCGCTTCCTGAAACGGACCTGAGCCCTGTTTTCGCCAATTCGGGTGATGCTCTGAATTTCAACATCAAGCCGGGCGCTTGGACCGTACACTTCGGGCGGAAAGCTTTCGTTTGCGCTATTCCAGAGTTGACGCATCGAGGCGTCAGCCGCGCCAGACGAGCTTTCGAGAATGCGCCGCACACGCAAGTCATTGTCGAGCTGGTTGTATGTTTCGCGCTGCGTCACATAACGATACACTTGCGCTTCAATGATCGCCTGGTTTTGTGTGACCTGCACAGCGCCAACGGATGCATTTGGAAGCGCCATTCCTGTTTCCGGATCGTAAGGAACGACTACCGGAGCAGGGTCAACATCGAGGATGGCGACAGCCGCGGCCGAAAGGCACCCAATTACACCGAATGCCATCCCGCCAAAGGCCAGCTTTTGCCAGAGCTGTTCACGCCGCCGCGCGCCGTAGATCAGCTCTTCTTCGATAATTTCCACTTCCTTGTTCAAAACCCGTTCTCCGTCAGTTCGCGTTCAAGGTCGGGAGAGTGAAGTCCATGAACTGCTGCTCTTCCGCGATGGTGGCCGCGTCAATTAAACCAGCCTGGCCGTCGCCCACGGTCTGCACGGCTTCGAGTTGCCACATCGCAACCAGAGCAATAGCCAGCTCCGCAGTGACCCGCGTGTTTAGATCCACACTGTCTTTCAGCTCTTCCATGTCACCGATCATGCCCACGAGGCGATCAACACGCTCAAGCGATTGTCCAGCGTCGTCGTAGCTGTTCTGAGCAGCGGCTGAGACTAGCGCACCTGTGGTCGCCTGTGTGGCCGTTCGAGAAGCACCAGGATTGCCGCTGTTCGCCATTTGGGACAGTGTGTCTTCGTCAAATCCAGCTTCAGCCAGAACGCGGTCCATCTGCGTGCGGATCTCGCCAGAGCCAGATCCGGCAAGTGCCGACCAGTCGCCGTTTTGGATGGCTTCGATGGTACCGATAATGTCGCCGAACTCCTGATCCAGAATACCGTTCAGCTCTGCTTCCATTTCAGTCCGGATGATTTCGGGTAGTTCCATGAGGCCGGTCAAAGCGTCGTAGGTTTCCTGAAGTTGGCCCAGCTGTTCTTGCAACGTCGCAAATTGCTCACGAAGCTGAAGAAGTTGCTCGTTTTGCAGCACTTCATCTTCGATCATCTGTCGAAGTTGCTGGATTTCCTGCGCGATGTTCTGAGTATCTACGGTGGGTACACCCTGAGCATGAGCCGCGCCGCCACCCAAAAGGCCGGGCGTGGCGATGACAGCACCGGCTCCGATGAGCGCCGCCGTTGCAACCGTGCGAAATAGGGCACGGGATTTTTCGATGGTTTTCATCAGTCCAGTTCCTCCAATGTGAAATCCATGAATTGTTGTTCTTCCAAACGAGCAGCGGCCAAGGCCAATTGCTCTGCACTCATTGGCTTTGTCCGAGCCGCTTGCAGCCGTGTTCTGGCCGCGACCAAGCGCACCAGTTCCGCCCGTGCATAGGCATTGAGCGCCATCGCCTCCTGCACGTCCTGCGTCTGTCCAATCCGTTCAACAATGTCTCTGATCCGCAGTGCCGCCGCTTGAACAGATGCAGTGGCATAGCTGCCGTAGACGCTTGCATTGTGTCCGGTGATCGACAGGTTTGAATTTGCCAGCAGGGACGGATCAATCGTGCCTAGAGCGTCGATGCCGCCTACGCGCGTCAGGTACTCGTTGTATTTTCTGGGAATGACTTGGACGTAATGCTGTGTTTCTTTAAATGGTGGCACACCGCCATAGTTCTGCACGTTGCCCGGTCCGGCGTTATATGCTGCCAAACCGTGAATGATATTTCCGTCGAACATGTTGAGCATCTGCGCCAGATAGCGAGCGCCGCCATGCACCTGCAAATAAGGACTATCGTAGTATTCGGGATTGATACCGAGGTCGCCAGCAGTTGCAGGCAT
This sequence is a window from Leisingera sp. M658. Protein-coding genes within it:
- a CDS encoding TrbI/VirB10 family protein, which produces MSDQPDFEARLAALEGGETNTAEKKRPSVLLATVGIGAILSLGGLAYLGAQPQEEVALPTAQPDEFQPAGDGFGEIQPFVPPAPPEPEIRVVEQQVEPNAELLAQIAKLQAQIEAIQNAPEPVVEDNSAAAEAIEALTAQIAALQESSEAAQSQFTEELAARDRQLRMLRSDLELAQLQTPAEPILNGPSDEEQRRLAELERRRQQELAFQQARIESPMIAFGNSSNSGAGGDELASRTFGEVTDFVLNGAAPSQVTQSEIIANPSSTVVQGTMIQAVTETAMDSSLPGQIRAVISEDVHAFDGSRVLIPRGSRLIGRYRSGLDIAQKRVTIAWDRIIMPNNQSVEISSFGGDELGRSGVTGFVDTRFAERFGSAALISLISAAPSAASANVTDDTAAEVLEDIGDDLANATDSVIGEYLSLGPVIYVEQGSRITVMVDRDLEIF
- a CDS encoding TrbG/VirB9 family P-type conjugative transfer protein; the encoded protein is MKALKTITLTAVLALTSFPAWSESIPKSGGRDARVRIATYQERQVYRLSVSLTHVTTVEFGEGETIRSIIAGDTEGFQLDGVPGGRAFAIKPNGRGVHSNITVYTNRRSYYFNVTEARSPTYYVVQFRYPETNRRPQNAVAQQAPNYNYAASSSTEFTPASVWDDGTFTYFRFPRNAPVPAIFRHSGGRERTVNSQQVEDGVLRVSGVSREWVLRLGEEIVCIEEIVKAGESS
- a CDS encoding virB8 family protein, with the protein product MNKEVEIIEEELIYGARRREQLWQKLAFGGMAFGVIGCLSAAAVAILDVDPAPVVVPYDPETGMALPNASVGAVQVTQNQAIIEAQVYRYVTQRETYNQLDNDLRVRRILESSSGAADASMRQLWNSANESFPPEVYGPSARLDVEIQSITRIGENRAQVRFRKRLTSPQGVQAGLFTATLLFDFRPEERRSIDHVWTNPFGFTVTEYAVRSDRLEN
- a CDS encoding type IV secretion system protein — its product is MKTIEKSRALFRTVATAALIGAGAVIATPGLLGGGAAHAQGVPTVDTQNIAQEIQQLRQMIEDEVLQNEQLLQLREQFATLQEQLGQLQETYDALTGLMELPEIIRTEMEAELNGILDQEFGDIIGTIEAIQNGDWSALAGSGSGEIRTQMDRVLAEAGFDEDTLSQMANSGNPGASRTATQATTGALVSAAAQNSYDDAGQSLERVDRLVGMIGDMEELKDSVDLNTRVTAELAIALVAMWQLEAVQTVGDGQAGLIDAATIAEEQQFMDFTLPTLNAN
- a CDS encoding transglycosylase SLT domain-containing protein, which translates into the protein MGKFASLTAIGLIWASASFGQGVPTVDGNLIIRNQAANSHREADLTTQRETLTVQERIAQIEQEQLAVLQQILDAQTSLGGQGIPAMVSGLEEGSSPEQSADILYSSTDPNPGGDQMFGDAALNIEQLIIRVAQETHGLSGVGEAGLSVVQWRCLLQALIWQESRFTIGARSPVGAFGLTQIMPATAGDLGINPEYYDSPYLQVHGGARYLAQMLNMFDGNIIHGLAAYNAGPGNVQNYGGVPPFKETQHYVQVIPRKYNEYLTRVGGIDALGTIDPSLLANSNLSITGHNASVYGSYATASVQAAALRIRDIVERIGQTQDVQEAMALNAYARAELVRLVAARTRLQAARTKPMSAEQLALAAARLEEQQFMDFTLEELD